One window of the Natrinema sp. HArc-T2 genome contains the following:
- a CDS encoding cation:proton antiporter, translating into MSAAGGGNLLVLVAVIVGLGVVSQLLSAKFRVPSVLFLIVAGVAIGPEGLGVLSVESFGGGSGLSTIVGLSVAIIVFEGAFHLKIDKIRKAPAAVLRLTTAGAAIALAGTAIAVRVFLEADWDIALLIGALLVATGPTVVTPILKVVPVRDRVAATLETEGIVNDVTAAILAVVLFKAMTVRELTPDIYLQLFAERLGTGLLVGVIVATIVWALLQYVDLSPDNAPQNARLLTLAGAIVAFGAADYVFSEAGVAAAATAGLILGNADLPYEEDIEAFKGDITLLVLSFVFITLAALLEFDQLFALGLGGVAVVVAVMFVLRPLLVFLSTRGDRFTVRETLFMSFVGPRGIIPASVATLFAIRLQTAEPPTNPAGADLLVGTVFLVILVTVVLEGGFARQIAERLDVIPMRVLIIGGGRVGRSLAERLEARGENVVLIENNRTALEGLRNDGFTAREGDGTDIDVLQGAGAENARTVVAATGDDDVNLLVAQLARSKFDVETVIARANNPSNVDAFEELDVETISAAESTAWAIDNVIERPALSNWMSELGRSGDVQEIEVTDKNLVGKRVVDVGDQLPSGVLIALVSRNGTNEVPSADVELQQGDHITLIGRTDAVREAIEQCGKPV; encoded by the coding sequence ATGAGTGCGGCTGGTGGCGGTAACCTGCTCGTTCTCGTCGCCGTGATCGTCGGACTTGGCGTCGTTTCACAGCTTCTCTCGGCGAAGTTTCGGGTTCCGAGTGTCCTCTTTCTCATCGTCGCTGGCGTCGCCATCGGCCCGGAAGGACTCGGCGTTCTGTCGGTCGAGTCGTTCGGTGGGGGCAGCGGGCTCTCGACGATCGTCGGACTGAGCGTCGCGATCATCGTCTTCGAGGGTGCGTTCCACCTCAAGATCGACAAGATCAGGAAGGCACCGGCTGCCGTGTTGCGATTGACGACAGCCGGCGCGGCGATCGCGCTGGCCGGGACCGCCATCGCGGTTCGCGTGTTTCTCGAGGCCGACTGGGACATTGCGCTTCTGATCGGTGCGCTCCTGGTCGCGACCGGGCCGACGGTCGTCACACCGATCCTGAAAGTCGTCCCCGTCCGCGATCGGGTCGCGGCGACGTTAGAGACGGAGGGGATCGTCAACGACGTGACGGCGGCAATCCTGGCGGTCGTGCTGTTCAAAGCGATGACCGTCCGAGAGCTGACCCCCGACATCTACCTCCAGTTGTTCGCCGAGCGACTCGGAACGGGCCTGCTCGTCGGCGTCATCGTCGCGACGATCGTCTGGGCACTGTTGCAGTACGTCGACCTCTCGCCCGACAATGCGCCACAGAACGCTCGCCTGCTCACGCTCGCAGGAGCAATCGTCGCCTTCGGCGCTGCCGATTACGTCTTCTCCGAGGCAGGTGTTGCGGCCGCAGCCACGGCAGGACTGATCCTTGGTAATGCCGATCTTCCATACGAGGAGGACATCGAGGCGTTCAAAGGCGACATCACCTTGCTCGTCCTGTCGTTCGTCTTCATCACGCTCGCGGCGTTGCTCGAGTTCGACCAGCTGTTCGCACTCGGGCTCGGCGGCGTGGCGGTCGTCGTCGCCGTGATGTTCGTCTTGCGACCGCTTTTGGTCTTCCTGTCGACGCGAGGCGACCGGTTTACGGTCCGTGAGACGCTGTTTATGAGCTTCGTCGGGCCGCGGGGGATTATTCCAGCCTCGGTCGCGACACTGTTTGCGATCCGGCTGCAGACTGCCGAGCCACCGACGAACCCGGCAGGTGCGGATCTGCTCGTCGGCACGGTCTTTCTCGTCATCCTCGTCACGGTCGTCCTCGAGGGTGGCTTCGCCCGACAGATCGCAGAACGACTCGACGTGATACCAATGCGTGTACTTATCATCGGCGGCGGCCGTGTCGGTCGCTCGCTGGCAGAACGACTCGAAGCGCGCGGTGAAAACGTGGTCCTGATCGAAAACAACCGGACTGCCCTCGAGGGGCTTCGCAACGACGGCTTTACCGCCCGCGAGGGCGACGGGACCGACATCGACGTGTTGCAGGGGGCGGGTGCGGAGAACGCCCGTACCGTCGTCGCGGCGACCGGTGACGACGACGTCAACCTCCTTGTGGCACAGCTCGCCCGGTCAAAGTTTGATGTCGAGACGGTCATTGCCCGGGCGAACAACCCCTCGAACGTCGATGCTTTCGAAGAACTCGACGTCGAGACGATCTCGGCAGCCGAATCGACGGCGTGGGCGATCGACAACGTGATCGAACGTCCCGCACTCTCGAACTGGATGTCCGAACTCGGTCGGTCGGGCGACGTCCAAGAGATCGAAGTCACCGACAAGAACCTCGTCGGCAAACGGGTCGTCGATGTCGGGGACCAACTCCCCAGTGGCGTCCTCATCGCACTCGTGAGTCGGAACGGGACCAACGAGGTTCCGTCAGCCGATGTCGAACTACAGCAGGGCGATCACATCACGCTCATCGGTCGGACCGACGCCGTCCGCGAGGCCATCGAGCAGTGTGGCAAACCCGTCTAA
- a CDS encoding MBL fold metallo-hydrolase encodes MEVGDIREVTTGDCSDLYYLDTGMYDTNEYGAVYIIDDDRPAVVDTGIGTNYELVREALAEVGIGENDLEVIALTHIHLDHAGGAGFLARDYPNADVYVHPIGTDHMADPSRLVAGTKAAVGEQWKYYVDPEPIPDERIVEIEDGDSIDLGTHELRVHAAPGHAPHQVVFEDPVNDAVFVADAAGIWVPEIEEIRETSPPSNFDLEQCLADLETLEAIDPDVLCYPHFGPRFVGDDLETALEEYATVLEEWVDAVAQKREELEDDEVVIEHFATTTDMVGVWGEEKASEEAKLNTRGVLGYLEHRE; translated from the coding sequence ATGGAAGTCGGAGACATCCGCGAAGTCACGACCGGTGACTGTTCGGATCTCTACTATCTCGATACGGGGATGTACGACACGAACGAGTACGGTGCCGTCTACATCATCGACGACGACCGGCCCGCCGTCGTCGACACCGGCATCGGCACCAATTACGAGTTAGTCCGTGAGGCGCTGGCCGAGGTCGGTATCGGCGAGAACGACCTCGAGGTCATCGCACTCACCCACATCCACCTCGACCATGCCGGTGGCGCGGGCTTTCTCGCCCGGGACTATCCGAACGCCGACGTCTACGTCCACCCGATCGGGACCGACCACATGGCCGACCCCTCGCGGCTGGTTGCGGGAACGAAAGCAGCCGTCGGCGAGCAGTGGAAATACTATGTGGACCCGGAACCCATTCCGGACGAGCGGATCGTCGAAATCGAGGATGGCGACAGCATCGATCTCGGCACCCACGAACTGCGCGTTCACGCGGCACCGGGCCACGCGCCACATCAGGTGGTCTTCGAGGACCCCGTCAACGATGCAGTCTTCGTCGCCGACGCCGCCGGGATCTGGGTGCCCGAAATCGAGGAAATCCGGGAGACGTCGCCGCCGTCGAACTTCGACCTCGAGCAGTGTCTCGCCGACCTCGAGACGCTCGAGGCGATCGATCCAGACGTGCTCTGCTATCCTCACTTCGGTCCCCGGTTCGTCGGTGACGACCTCGAGACGGCCCTCGAGGAGTACGCTACCGTCCTCGAGGAGTGGGTCGACGCGGTCGCACAGAAACGAGAAGAACTCGAGGACGACGAGGTGGTCATCGAGCATTTCGCCACGACGACCGACATGGTCGGCGTCTGGGGCGAGGAGAAAGCCAGCGAGGAGGCGAAGCTGAACACCCGCGGCGTCTTGGGCTATCTCGAGCACCGGGAGTGA
- a CDS encoding oxidoreductase: MGWTADDIPNQDGRRIVVTGANSGIGLEATRELARNGATVIMTCRSVDRGEEAASNIRADIPNADLRVEACDLGDLESIHAFADRLDDADLDVLINNAGVMAIPRSETADGFETQFGVNHLGHFALTGLLLETLGLDEESDSRIITVSSGVHERGEIDFDDLQSEQSYDPWDAYAQSKLANVLFAYELERRLLTADATAKSIAVHPGYANTQLQFRGPEQRGSRLRKAAMWVMNTVLAQSAAMGALPALYAATAPEAEGGAYYGPGGVMNMRGTPERQASSERSYDEETARRLWAASSDLTGVTYDLPEPKAEVSA, translated from the coding sequence ATGGGCTGGACAGCCGACGACATTCCCAATCAGGACGGCCGCCGGATCGTCGTCACGGGCGCGAACAGTGGCATTGGTCTCGAGGCGACCCGCGAACTCGCACGCAACGGCGCGACGGTGATTATGACCTGCCGAAGCGTCGACCGCGGCGAGGAGGCGGCGAGCAATATTCGTGCTGATATCCCCAACGCCGACCTGCGTGTCGAGGCGTGCGATCTGGGCGATCTCGAGTCGATTCATGCGTTCGCCGACCGACTCGACGACGCAGACCTCGATGTCCTGATCAACAACGCGGGAGTCATGGCGATCCCGCGCTCGGAAACAGCGGACGGCTTCGAGACCCAGTTCGGCGTCAACCACCTCGGACATTTCGCGCTCACCGGGCTGCTGCTCGAGACCCTGGGGCTCGACGAGGAGTCCGACTCGCGGATCATCACCGTCTCGAGTGGCGTCCACGAGCGCGGTGAGATCGACTTCGACGATCTCCAGAGCGAGCAGTCCTACGACCCGTGGGACGCCTACGCCCAGTCGAAACTGGCGAACGTGCTCTTTGCGTACGAACTCGAGCGCCGGCTGCTGACGGCGGATGCGACCGCCAAGAGCATCGCCGTCCATCCGGGCTATGCGAACACGCAGTTGCAGTTCCGCGGCCCCGAACAGCGCGGCAGCCGCCTCCGGAAGGCTGCGATGTGGGTTATGAACACGGTTCTCGCTCAGTCAGCCGCGATGGGCGCACTCCCAGCGCTGTACGCTGCGACCGCGCCCGAGGCCGAAGGCGGGGCGTACTACGGCCCCGGTGGGGTCATGAACATGCGCGGCACGCCCGAACGGCAGGCCTCCTCGGAGCGATCCTACGACGAGGAGACGGCCCGTCGGCTGTGGGCCGCCTCGAGCGATCTGACCGGCGTCACCTACGACCTGCCGGAGCCGAAAGCCGAGGTGTCGGCGTAG
- a CDS encoding aldehyde ferredoxin oxidoreductase family protein → MNHSRGPLCSIDVSERTTESVPIDDILESSIGGRALGTRLAHDRIPFDADPLGAENRLYFATGPLQHSTMSFTGRMSATGVSPLTDGLLSSNAGGFLSRNFTGTGYSAVEITGASDDLVIVHVTDEGVEFEPVPDLAEATVPETCEYIEDEHGLGSEHTVVIGPAGENEVRFASIMTSEERAFGRGGLGAVLGAKGVKAITFDGDSTREVELPPLQMEIHGEAANSDSPMRDQGTTSVTEYANMVEALPTRYFSELSFEGIEGVNGDRVEEKKYKKGTCSSCAFACKLPTRDEESGLETEGPEYETLMAFGPNSGVDDIVDVMQSNKLCDEYGLDTISCGDTVAAYLASEDEFGNAELIHDLVEKIAYREDIGDQLAEGIDRVHDELGVENWTVKGMEFPAHDGRTLNGQGLAFATSNRGADHMFAEFYPYEYPLVDADDAFDKAGLEGKPPKVIELENINVIKDSAVLCKFSRDFITEDRFETLLDADYEELLAIGGEIVSLERHFNNQRGFDREDDTVPYEIPDFQQGLDEYYDERGWNDDGTVPDAALEGSTDIVADD, encoded by the coding sequence ATGAACCACTCACGGGGCCCACTGTGTTCGATCGACGTCAGCGAACGGACGACCGAGTCCGTCCCGATCGACGACATCCTCGAGTCCTCGATCGGTGGCCGGGCACTCGGGACGCGACTCGCCCACGACCGGATCCCGTTCGATGCCGATCCGCTGGGGGCCGAAAACCGCCTCTATTTCGCGACGGGGCCGCTTCAACACTCGACAATGAGCTTTACGGGCCGCATGTCGGCGACCGGCGTCTCGCCGCTGACCGACGGGCTACTGTCGTCGAACGCCGGCGGCTTCCTCTCGCGGAACTTCACCGGGACGGGCTACAGTGCCGTCGAGATTACCGGCGCGAGCGACGACCTCGTGATCGTCCACGTGACCGACGAGGGTGTGGAGTTCGAGCCGGTCCCCGACCTCGCAGAGGCGACCGTTCCCGAGACCTGCGAGTACATCGAAGACGAGCATGGCCTCGGGTCGGAGCACACCGTCGTTATCGGGCCAGCCGGAGAGAACGAGGTCCGGTTCGCCTCGATCATGACCTCCGAGGAGCGCGCCTTTGGCCGTGGCGGGCTCGGCGCGGTGCTGGGCGCGAAAGGCGTCAAGGCGATCACCTTCGACGGTGACTCGACCCGCGAGGTCGAACTCCCGCCGCTGCAGATGGAGATCCACGGCGAGGCCGCCAACTCCGACAGCCCGATGCGCGATCAGGGGACCACGTCGGTCACGGAGTACGCGAACATGGTCGAGGCGCTGCCGACCCGGTACTTCTCCGAACTCTCGTTCGAGGGGATCGAGGGTGTCAACGGCGACCGCGTCGAGGAGAAAAAATACAAGAAAGGCACCTGCTCGTCGTGTGCCTTTGCCTGCAAACTGCCGACCAGAGACGAGGAGTCCGGCCTCGAGACCGAAGGCCCCGAATACGAGACGCTGATGGCCTTCGGTCCAAACTCGGGCGTCGACGACATCGTCGACGTGATGCAATCGAACAAGCTGTGTGACGAGTACGGACTCGACACCATCTCCTGTGGCGACACCGTCGCAGCCTACCTCGCGAGTGAAGACGAGTTCGGCAACGCCGAGTTGATCCACGACCTCGTCGAGAAAATCGCCTACCGCGAGGATATCGGCGACCAGCTCGCCGAAGGCATCGACCGCGTCCACGACGAGCTCGGTGTCGAGAACTGGACCGTCAAGGGCATGGAGTTCCCCGCCCACGACGGGCGGACCCTGAACGGGCAGGGACTGGCCTTCGCCACCTCGAACCGCGGTGCCGACCACATGTTCGCCGAGTTCTACCCCTACGAGTACCCGCTGGTCGACGCCGACGACGCCTTCGACAAAGCCGGGCTCGAGGGCAAACCGCCGAAAGTCATCGAACTCGAGAACATCAACGTCATCAAAGACAGCGCCGTCCTCTGTAAGTTCTCGCGGGACTTCATCACCGAAGACCGCTTCGAGACGTTGCTTGACGCCGACTACGAGGAGTTGCTCGCGATCGGCGGCGAGATCGTCTCGCTCGAGCGTCACTTCAACAACCAGCGTGGCTTCGACCGCGAGGACGACACGGTGCCCTACGAGATTCCGGACTTCCAGCAGGGACTCGACGAGTACTACGACGAACGCGGCTGGAACGACGACGGGACGGTCCCCGACGCGGCACTCGAGGGGAGTACAGATATCGTCGCCGACGACTGA
- a CDS encoding DUF5806 family protein translates to MDEDGANAARVDGDTETGADDADTADTDGPEATGEASMPGVPDPNPQENDVPDDVQKYARFKKMDGAQYDRVNDFLRERTYITAREWAIARLCSDFRTETGVEMTKIGENLPDLVPFMTDTYTPQAVNQARASFEEKVRMAGATFLYGAMCDFFTAEELDDVMYEATEVAKFLLEVEGVDLSVEDELEAEERISSVMREVREASAELRAEDVAGTDE, encoded by the coding sequence ATGGACGAGGACGGAGCGAACGCTGCTCGAGTCGATGGCGACACGGAAACGGGAGCCGACGACGCAGACACCGCCGACACGGACGGCCCCGAGGCAACCGGCGAGGCATCGATGCCGGGCGTCCCGGACCCCAATCCCCAGGAAAACGACGTGCCCGATGATGTCCAGAAGTACGCCCGCTTCAAGAAGATGGACGGCGCCCAGTACGACCGGGTCAACGACTTCCTGCGCGAGCGGACCTACATCACGGCCCGCGAGTGGGCCATCGCCCGCCTCTGTTCCGACTTCCGGACCGAGACCGGGGTCGAGATGACCAAGATCGGTGAGAACTTGCCCGATCTCGTCCCTTTCATGACCGACACCTACACCCCGCAGGCGGTCAACCAGGCCCGCGCCTCCTTCGAGGAGAAAGTCCGAATGGCCGGCGCAACATTCCTCTACGGCGCGATGTGTGACTTCTTCACCGCCGAGGAACTCGACGACGTGATGTACGAAGCCACTGAGGTCGCCAAATTCCTGCTCGAGGTCGAAGGCGTCGACCTCTCGGTCGAGGACGAACTCGAGGCCGAAGAGCGCATCTCGAGTGTCATGCGCGAGGTTCGCGAAGCCAGCGCGGAACTCAGGGCAGAAGACGTCGCCGGGACCGACGAGTAG
- a CDS encoding ferredoxin — MSDDGIQRASDVGSSDAPPVEEKPYKIIFEANKCFGAGKCAEVSDNWEMSIASGMAQPEEYFIGEEDLEHNVRAAEVCPAKKDDGCIHVVDRRTDEEIAPDPHGDGTLSVDW, encoded by the coding sequence ATGAGCGACGACGGTATCCAGCGCGCCAGCGACGTGGGCTCGAGCGACGCGCCACCGGTCGAGGAAAAACCCTACAAGATCATCTTCGAGGCCAACAAGTGCTTCGGCGCTGGCAAGTGCGCCGAAGTCAGCGACAACTGGGAGATGTCCATCGCCTCCGGTATGGCCCAGCCGGAGGAATACTTCATCGGCGAGGAGGATCTCGAGCACAACGTCCGCGCCGCGGAGGTCTGTCCGGCGAAGAAAGACGACGGCTGTATCCACGTCGTCGACCGCCGCACCGACGAAGAGATCGCGCCCGATCCCCACGGCGACGGCACGCTGAGCGTTGACTGGTAA
- a CDS encoding MFS transporter has protein sequence MSRARLFGSLCGLVFLLNLARIVFAPLLDVFITEFAIGEATAGLIATLVWVGSASLRLPTGWVLTKVPRHRVVVASGVVLTASSAFAATAMTVPHLMAGAFLMGVASGIYFVSANPLLSELYPSRIGRVMGIHGAASQIAAVIAAPFVALSLLVDWRLALWVIAAGAALGTAYTWLAAKGTEMPTAGRADREFVAGALSEWRIIITALALVGAAVFVWQGVFNFYELYMQSKGLSDRTAGTMLTLVFAAGVPAFYVGGDLADRFPHVPYLLGIVGTFAACLLALTLVDGLLALVAVTVLLGFVVHALFPAADTYLLDTLPDSTRGSAYAVFSSVWMLTQSLGSSIVGLFLEHDYSYDTVFATAALCLGATIVVLAVLERAGRLPS, from the coding sequence GTGTCCCGCGCTCGCCTCTTTGGGTCCCTCTGTGGTCTCGTCTTTCTGCTCAATCTCGCCAGAATCGTCTTTGCACCGCTGCTGGACGTGTTCATCACCGAGTTCGCCATCGGGGAAGCGACCGCCGGACTCATCGCGACGCTCGTCTGGGTCGGGAGCGCGTCCTTACGACTGCCGACCGGGTGGGTGCTCACGAAGGTCCCGCGACACCGCGTCGTCGTCGCGTCGGGTGTCGTGCTCACAGCCTCTTCGGCCTTTGCTGCGACCGCGATGACGGTGCCACATCTCATGGCCGGAGCCTTCCTCATGGGCGTCGCCTCCGGCATCTACTTCGTCTCCGCGAATCCGCTGCTGAGCGAACTCTATCCGTCCCGCATCGGCCGGGTCATGGGAATCCACGGGGCGGCAAGCCAGATCGCCGCGGTGATCGCCGCGCCGTTCGTCGCGCTCTCGTTGCTCGTCGACTGGCGACTCGCGCTGTGGGTGATCGCCGCCGGCGCGGCGCTCGGGACGGCCTACACCTGGCTCGCCGCGAAGGGGACCGAGATGCCGACGGCGGGGCGTGCGGATCGGGAGTTCGTCGCCGGCGCACTCTCGGAGTGGCGTATCATCATCACCGCGTTGGCACTCGTCGGCGCGGCGGTGTTCGTCTGGCAGGGCGTGTTCAACTTCTACGAACTCTACATGCAATCGAAGGGGCTCTCCGACCGAACGGCAGGCACGATGCTCACGCTCGTCTTCGCCGCCGGCGTGCCGGCGTTTTACGTCGGCGGCGATCTGGCCGACCGATTCCCACACGTCCCCTATCTGCTCGGCATCGTCGGGACGTTCGCCGCGTGCCTGCTCGCGCTGACGCTCGTCGACGGCCTGCTCGCGCTGGTCGCGGTCACTGTCCTTCTCGGCTTCGTCGTCCACGCACTGTTCCCTGCCGCGGACACGTACCTCCTCGATACGCTCCCGGATTCGACGCGTGGCAGCGCGTACGCCGTGTTCAGCTCCGTCTGGATGCTGACCCAGTCGCTTGGCTCCTCGATTGTCGGGTTGTTCCTCGAGCACGACTACTCCTACGACACGGTGTTTGCCACTGCCGCGCTCTGCCTCGGTGCCACGATCGTCGTCCTCGCTGTGCTCGAGCGGGCCGGACGACTGCCGAGTTGA
- a CDS encoding acetyl-CoA C-acyltransferase, whose protein sequence is MTQTPVVVKAVRTSQGKEGGVFADVRSEDLSVPLIDEILAETGLSGDEIDDLMWGCAQQRGEQGNNVARVIALLSELGEAVPAATINRWCASSMQAVISASDAIAAGNRDAIIAGGVENMSRVPMGENMGNVHPRMADLYNIGELQMGMTAEKVAEEYDISREQQDEYAARSQQRAVDATESGRFDDELVPIETEDGTVTEDEGLRPGTTPEKLAELPTVFKSDGMVTPGNASQISDGAAALLVTSKAFADEHDLEIMAEVGMNNVAGVDPTVMGIGPVPATRGLLERNGRDIDDYDLVELNEAFASQTLYSRDELGIDPEIFNVNGGAIAIGHPLGASGARLPVTLINELQKRGGGLGLATLCVGFGQGAAIEFEVN, encoded by the coding sequence ATGACACAGACGCCAGTCGTCGTGAAGGCAGTCCGGACGTCACAGGGGAAAGAAGGCGGCGTGTTCGCAGACGTGCGAAGTGAAGACCTCTCTGTCCCACTGATCGACGAGATTCTCGCGGAAACGGGCCTCTCGGGCGACGAGATCGACGACCTGATGTGGGGATGTGCCCAGCAACGCGGCGAGCAAGGGAACAACGTCGCCCGCGTCATCGCCTTGCTCTCGGAACTGGGCGAAGCGGTGCCGGCGGCGACGATCAACCGATGGTGTGCCTCCTCGATGCAGGCGGTCATCTCCGCGTCCGACGCCATCGCGGCCGGCAACCGCGACGCCATCATCGCCGGCGGCGTCGAGAACATGAGTCGCGTCCCGATGGGCGAAAACATGGGCAACGTCCATCCGCGGATGGCCGACCTCTACAACATCGGCGAACTCCAGATGGGGATGACCGCCGAAAAAGTCGCCGAGGAGTACGACATCAGCCGCGAGCAACAGGACGAGTACGCCGCCCGCAGCCAGCAACGCGCAGTCGACGCCACCGAATCGGGCCGCTTCGACGACGAACTCGTCCCGATCGAAACCGAGGACGGCACTGTCACCGAAGACGAGGGACTCCGTCCCGGCACCACCCCCGAAAAACTCGCCGAGTTGCCGACCGTTTTCAAATCCGATGGCATGGTTACTCCCGGTAACGCCTCCCAGATCTCCGACGGCGCAGCCGCGCTGCTCGTCACGAGCAAGGCCTTCGCCGACGAGCACGACCTCGAGATCATGGCCGAAGTCGGCATGAACAACGTCGCCGGCGTCGACCCCACCGTGATGGGTATCGGTCCGGTTCCAGCGACACGGGGCCTGCTCGAGCGCAACGGTCGCGATATCGACGACTACGACCTCGTGGAACTCAACGAGGCCTTCGCCAGCCAGACGCTGTACTCGCGTGACGAACTGGGTATCGACCCCGAAATCTTCAACGTCAACGGCGGCGCGATCGCGATCGGCCACCCGCTGGGGGCCTCGGGTGCCCGCCTGCCCGTCACGCTGATCAACGAACTCCAGAAACGTGGCGGCGGCCTCGGGTTGGCGACGCTGTGTGTCGGCTTCGGACAAGGGGCTGCGATCGAGTTCGAGGTCAACTAA
- a CDS encoding long-chain fatty acid--CoA ligase: MDWRDAEREYVDAVIGDTSLGQLFEDAAARNANRPAQQYKGGVYERSLIGSALPAAPPGEFRSISYAEMRTIVRRLSAGFRTLGVERGDRVALFSETRMEWAQTDFALLSTGAVVTTVYTSSSPEQVRYLLDDPDADGVVVENEALLERVLAVEDDLEFIVSIDELEGYDDRDDILTLGEVYDRGEAAFDHEAYETRLAETDLDELASLIYTSGTTGQPKGVQLTHGNFRANVNGVRKRFGPRPDRGDDVPTLDKESLAVSYLPLAHVFERTAGHFVMFATGACVAYAESPDTLKEDFSAVEPTTATSVPRVYETIYDTIREEASDSSVTARLFEWATDVGVAYQQADSPGPVLRAQRAIADKLVFSSVRDALGGNLELLISGGGSLSAELCRLYHAMGLPIYEGYGLTETAPVVSTNPPDAVKIGTIGPPLSNVEVRVDETVVDQAAFTDDPGAVGELLVRGPNVTRGYWNDPAATRRAFTDDAPGGPADASTGRWFRTGDIIHIRPDGYLEFRDRLKQLIVLSTGKNVAPGPIEDAFAASEVVDQAMVVGDGEKFVGALLVPNEEHIRSWADEEGIELPASSQAMCDDERVRAYVQREVDRINEDFQAHETIKRFELVPREFTEENDMLTPTMKKKRRVIVDRFEDRIDRMYASA, from the coding sequence ATGGACTGGCGGGATGCAGAACGAGAGTACGTGGACGCGGTCATCGGCGACACCTCGCTCGGGCAGTTGTTCGAAGACGCCGCCGCGCGCAACGCGAACCGGCCAGCACAGCAGTACAAAGGCGGTGTCTACGAGCGATCGCTGATTGGGTCTGCGCTGCCCGCTGCACCACCCGGCGAGTTCCGATCGATCTCCTACGCCGAGATGCGCACGATCGTCCGCCGGCTCTCGGCTGGCTTTCGTACGCTCGGCGTCGAGCGCGGCGATCGGGTCGCCCTCTTCTCTGAGACGCGCATGGAGTGGGCACAGACGGACTTCGCTCTCCTATCGACCGGCGCGGTCGTCACGACCGTCTACACGAGTTCCTCGCCCGAGCAGGTTCGCTATCTACTCGACGATCCCGACGCCGACGGCGTCGTCGTCGAGAACGAAGCCCTGCTCGAGCGCGTTTTAGCGGTCGAGGACGACCTCGAGTTCATCGTCTCGATCGACGAACTCGAGGGCTACGACGACCGCGACGACATCCTGACACTCGGTGAGGTCTACGATCGCGGCGAGGCAGCCTTCGACCACGAGGCCTACGAGACTCGCCTTGCGGAGACGGATCTCGACGAGCTGGCGAGTCTGATCTACACGAGCGGGACGACGGGCCAGCCCAAAGGCGTCCAGCTCACCCACGGGAACTTCCGGGCGAACGTCAACGGCGTTCGGAAACGTTTCGGCCCACGACCGGACAGGGGCGATGACGTGCCGACGCTTGATAAGGAGTCGCTGGCGGTGTCGTATCTGCCGCTGGCACACGTCTTCGAGCGGACTGCCGGCCACTTCGTCATGTTCGCAACCGGGGCCTGTGTCGCCTACGCGGAGAGTCCGGACACGCTCAAGGAAGATTTCAGCGCCGTCGAACCGACGACCGCGACGAGTGTCCCCCGCGTCTACGAGACGATCTACGACACCATTCGCGAGGAGGCGAGCGACTCGAGCGTCACAGCGCGCCTGTTCGAGTGGGCCACGGATGTCGGCGTCGCGTACCAGCAGGCCGACTCGCCGGGTCCCGTGTTACGTGCCCAACGAGCGATCGCCGACAAACTGGTCTTCTCGTCGGTTCGGGACGCACTCGGTGGCAACCTCGAGTTGCTAATCAGCGGCGGCGGCAGCCTCTCGGCGGAGCTCTGCCGGCTCTATCACGCGATGGGGCTGCCGATCTACGAGGGCTACGGATTGACCGAGACCGCGCCGGTTGTCTCGACGAACCCACCGGACGCCGTGAAAATCGGGACGATCGGGCCGCCGCTGTCGAACGTCGAGGTGAGAGTCGACGAGACCGTCGTCGATCAGGCGGCCTTCACGGACGACCCCGGTGCAGTCGGCGAACTCCTCGTGCGCGGGCCGAACGTCACACGGGGCTACTGGAACGATCCCGCGGCGACACGGCGTGCCTTTACTGACGACGCTCCCGGGGGGCCAGCCGACGCGTCGACGGGTCGATGGTTCCGGACCGGCGACATCATCCACATCCGTCCCGACGGCTACCTCGAGTTTCGCGATCGACTCAAACAGCTCATCGTCCTCTCGACGGGGAAAAACGTCGCGCCCGGGCCGATCGAGGACGCGTTTGCCGCCAGTGAGGTTGTCGATCAGGCGATGGTCGTCGGCGACGGCGAGAAGTTCGTCGGGGCGTTGCTGGTTCCGAACGAGGAACATATCCGTTCGTGGGCCGACGAAGAAGGTATTGAGCTCCCGGCAAGCTCGCAGGCGATGTGTGACGACGAGCGTGTCCGCGCGTACGTCCAACGGGAGGTCGACCGGATCAACGAGGACTTTCAGGCACACGAGACGATCAAGCGGTTCGAACTCGTCCCCCGGGAGTTCACCGAGGAAAACGACATGCTCACCCCGACGATGAAAAAGAAACGTCGGGTCATCGTGGACCGATTCGAGGACCGAATCGACCGAATGTACGCAAGCGCGTGA